TTCGGCAGCGCGCTCACGCTGGCCCTGCGCGACGCCGGCGTCACCGTCCCGATCCACTGCATCGGCCTGCCGCAGCGCTTCCTCGACCAGGGCCTGCGAGCGGAGGTCCTGGAGGAGTGCGGCCTGACCCCGCAGCAAATCGTACGGAACGTGGCCGGGACCATGACCCGTCTCGGCACCCGGAACCATCCCGAGCTGGAGCCGATAGGGGTCCTGGCGGCCGCGACGATGAGGGAGACACTTTCGTGAGTGCGACGATGCTGGGCATGCCGGCCGTCCGGACGACTCCGATCGCGCCGCGGCGACGCTCGCGTCAGATCATGGTGGGGACGGTGCCGGTGGGAGGCGAGGCCGCGGTCTCGGTGCAGTCGATGACCACGACGCTCACCGCCGACGTCAACGCCACGTTGCAGCAGATCGCGCAGCTCACCGCGTCCGGGTGCCAGATCGTGCGGGTGGCGGTGCCCTCGCAGGACGACGCGGACGCGCTGCCGGTCATCGCCCGCAAGTCCCGCATCCCGGTGATCGCCGACATCCACTTCCAGCCGAAGTACGTGTTCGCGGCGATCGAGGCGGGGTGCGCGGCCGTCCGGGTGAACCCCGGAAACATCAAGAAGTTCGACGACAAGGTGGGCGAGATCGCGCGTGCGGCCTCCGACCACGGGGTGCCCATCCGCATCGGCGTCAACGCCGGCTCGCTGGACCCGCGGCTGCTCGCCAAGTACGGCAAGGCCACCCCCGAGGCGCTGGTGGAGTCGGCGCTGTGGGAGTGCTCGCTGTTCGAGGAGCACGGCTTCCGCGATATCAAGATCTCGGTCAAGCACCACGACCCCGTGGTCATGGTGCAGGCCTACCGGTTGCTGGCGAAGCGGTGCGACTATCCGCTGCACCTTGGCGTCACCGAGGCCGGACCGGCGTTCCAGGGCACGGTCAAGTCGGCGGTGGCCTTCGGCGCGCTGCTGGCCGAGGGCATCGGGGACACCATCCGGGTGTCGCTGTCGGCGCCGCCCGTGGAGGAGGTCAAGGTCGGCGTCGCCGTCCTGGAGTCGCTCGGCCTGCGGGAGCGCGGCCTGGAGATCGTGTCCTGCCCGTCCTGCGGGCGGGCCCAGGTGGACGTGTACACGCTCGCCGAGCAGGTGCAGGCCGGGCTGGACGGGCTGAAGGTGCCGCTCCGGGTCGCGGTGATGGGGTGCGTGGTCAACGGCCCCGGCGAGGCGCGCGAGGCGGACCTCGGCGTCGCGTCCGGCAACGGCAAGGGGCAGATCTTCGTCAAGGGCGAGGTCGTCAAGACCGTCCCCGAATCGCGGATCGTCGAGACGCTGATCGAGGAGGCCCTGCGCCTGGCCGAGGAGATGGGCGTCGAGGTGGATCTCGACGACGACGATGCTCCGAGGCCTGCCGTCACCGTCCACTGAACCTTTTCAACCGGTCCTCGTAGGCTCCGGCGCACACAGGACGAAGATCACTGCTCGGGTGTCACCCTCGACTGACCTCCCGCATCTCCCGTACGCCGCCTTGGGTGATCATGCTCGCCACGTGTACGCGGGACGAGCACCGCATCTTGCGCATCACATTGCGGACATGGTTCACGGCGGTCCACTCGGCGATCCCCAGCCGCCGGGCGATCTGACGGTTGGTGAGCCCCTGGGCGACCAGCACGGCCACCTGGTGTTCCCGGCGGGTCAGCCCCGACTCCGGCTCACCTGGACTTCCGGCGACCGGGACCGGGACGGGTACGGGGCCGGGCGGGGCGGCCGCCTCCGGCTCGCCCGTCCCGGCCGGTTCCTGAAGGACGTACAGCCTGATGGTGTTGAGCAGCGAGAAGCAGGGCTCGTCGTCCGGCCCGCCGGCCACGGTGATCAGGTTCCGCTCGGCGAGCCTCTGCAACGCGTCGTGCAGGGCGCCGCCGTCGAGGTCGCTCACGGCTTCGGCGGCGGCCATGTCGAATCCGGCGGTCAGGACCGCCAGCCGGCGCAGGAGGTCACGCTCGTGCTCGGTGAGACGTCCATGGCTCCACGCGATGGCCGCCTTCATGCTGCGGTGGTGCGACAGCGTGTGCGGCGCGCCGCCGTACAGGATGTCCAGGCCGGTTCGCAGCCGGTTCCGCAGCGCCCGCAGCTGGAAGAGCCGCAGGCGCGCGGCGGCGAACTCTATGGCGAGTGGCAGCCCGTCGAGGCCGTTGGAGAGCTCGGTGATGACCTCGCGGTTGTCGCCGGTGAGCACGACGTCCGGCCTGGTGGCCGTGACGCGTTCCAGGAGCAGCCGCACCGAGGCGATCCGCCCGAGCTCCGCCAGTTCGGCCGGGGGCCGGGAACCGGGCACCGCAAGTGGCTGCACAGGGAACAGGCGCTCCCCGTACACACGCAACGGCTCACGACAGGCGAGCACCACCCGAAGGTCCGGATGCGCGGCCAGCGACTTCGTGACGACCCGCGCGATCTCCTCCAGCACGGGCTCGGCATGGTCGATGAGCACCAGTGGACCTTTTTCGACCGGTCGCTCCCGCTCCTGGCCGCACATCGGCTCGCCGCCGGATGGAAACAGGTTCAGTGTCGCGTGGTCGCGCTCCGCCGGTCGTGACTCGGTCAGCCCGCCCACGCACAAGGAGGCGGAATCGGCGGTTAATTGGACGCCATGTCCGATGCGTGCGGCGAAATCGAGGAAACGTACGCCTTCCCCGAACTCGGCGACCAGTTCGGGGTAGAGCGCGGTCAGGAGGCGGCTCTTACCGACTCCGGGCGGTCCGGTTATCGTCAGCAGCCGTAGGGCGGGGTTTCGCAAGGCCCCGCGGAGCGCGTCGAGCTCGATGTCACGACCGATGACGGTCCCCAGAGCGGGATTCACCACTGAGTCTTCTTCGGGTTTTAGGGCTTCGGGACTACGCATTGCATCCCCCAGGGTCAATCATGAGCCTTACTCAAATCTGCACCCCCTGGTAAGGCGCCCCGGCGAGCCAGCCCCGAAGCGCGGGAACGAGCCGGACGACCCGCCCGCAGATACGCCAGGCCATTTCTTCGACGGACTCGTCCTGTGGGGCGCAGATGAAAAGCACGATGTCGATCCGGTCGGGGGCCGTTCGCACCCTGAGGTGCTCCAGCCCCTCGTCCTGCCTGGTGTGGGCCCAGACGAGATCGGTGAACGCGGCGGACGACAGGGACCAGCGTTCACTGACCTCGCCTCTACACAGGTCCATTCTTATGACCTGCACGAACGTCAGCCCCAGGAGAATCCCTGATTGACGTTGGTGCTGCCGGCGGAGGGCACGGCGGCCGAGGCGCCGGCGGCGCCGGCGACGAGTGCGTGGGCGGCGAACAGGACGACGAGGATCGAAGCGGACGCGGCGAGTTTCGCGAACATTCAGTGGCCCCTTTCCTTTTCTGTAACACTTGTTTTACCGCGCGGAATGTGTTTCTGTTTCTGATTCGCCAGCCTCGCCCACCGAGTCGGCCGTGTCACTACGGGCCGGGAGGCCACCTCTGCACGTGGCATGAAGGTGCCAAGGTGGTCGATATTTCCGGTTATGTCTTGAAACGACCCTGACCGCCAGCCGTAAAATCGGTGCAACAGGTGAAGCCAGGGGGCGTGGGGGACAAGGGATGCTCGATCCACGTGCGCTGGATCCCTCTACCGCAGATGTCTACCGGGCACTGCTCCAGCATCCCGAATGGGGCATAGGGGACATCGCTCGGCATCTCTCAGTGCCGGAGGAGCGAGTACGGGAAGCATTCGACCTGCTGGCCGACATGGCCCTGCTCCGCCCCTCCCGAAATCACCCGACATTGTTCCGGCCGGTGAGGCCGGAGGTCGGCCTGGCGTCCCTACTGGCGCAGACCGAGGCGGAACTGCAGCGCAGGCAGCAGCAGATCGTCGACACCCGGGCGGCCATCGCGGCCATCGCCATGGAGTACGACGCGATCCACGACCGCGAGCGCGGGTCGTTCGAGCGCCTGGAAGGGCTGGAGCAGGTCCGCTCCCGGCTGGAGGAACTCGCCTACGCGGCCCAGGACGAGTGCATGTCCTTCATGCCCGGCGGGGCTCAGACGCAGGAGGCGATGGAGGCCAGCGAGCCGCTCGACCGGCAGGCGCTCGAACGCGGGGTGCGCATCCGCACCATCTACCAGGACAGCTTCCGCAACGACGCCGACACCCTCCGGTACGCCCAGTGGCTGGCCGGACTCGGCGGCCAGACCCGCTCCAGCCCGACGTTGCCGATGTCGCTGCTCATTGTCGACCGCTCCGTGGCCATGGTCCCGCTGAACCCGCGCGATCCCCGTCTTGGCGCGATGGAAGTCAGCGCCGACGGGATCGTCACGGCGCTGTGCGCGCTGTTCGAGCAGGTCTGGGCGGTCGCCGTGCCTTTCGGGGAGGCTCGGGTCGACGAGCACGGCCTGTCGCCGTTCGAGCACGAACTGCTGCTCATGCTCCTGGACGGGCAGACCGACGAGGGCGCGGCGCGCCGGCTCG
The window above is part of the Sphaerisporangium rubeum genome. Proteins encoded here:
- the ispG gene encoding flavodoxin-dependent (E)-4-hydroxy-3-methylbut-2-enyl-diphosphate synthase, which codes for MLGMPAVRTTPIAPRRRSRQIMVGTVPVGGEAAVSVQSMTTTLTADVNATLQQIAQLTASGCQIVRVAVPSQDDADALPVIARKSRIPVIADIHFQPKYVFAAIEAGCAAVRVNPGNIKKFDDKVGEIARAASDHGVPIRIGVNAGSLDPRLLAKYGKATPEALVESALWECSLFEEHGFRDIKISVKHHDPVVMVQAYRLLAKRCDYPLHLGVTEAGPAFQGTVKSAVAFGALLAEGIGDTIRVSLSAPPVEEVKVGVAVLESLGLRERGLEIVSCPSCGRAQVDVYTLAEQVQAGLDGLKVPLRVAVMGCVVNGPGEAREADLGVASGNGKGQIFVKGEVVKTVPESRIVETLIEEALRLAEEMGVEVDLDDDDAPRPAVTVH
- a CDS encoding LuxR C-terminal-related transcriptional regulator, producing MNPALGTVIGRDIELDALRGALRNPALRLLTITGPPGVGKSRLLTALYPELVAEFGEGVRFLDFAARIGHGVQLTADSASLCVGGLTESRPAERDHATLNLFPSGGEPMCGQERERPVEKGPLVLIDHAEPVLEEIARVVTKSLAAHPDLRVVLACREPLRVYGERLFPVQPLAVPGSRPPAELAELGRIASVRLLLERVTATRPDVVLTGDNREVITELSNGLDGLPLAIEFAAARLRLFQLRALRNRLRTGLDILYGGAPHTLSHHRSMKAAIAWSHGRLTEHERDLLRRLAVLTAGFDMAAAEAVSDLDGGALHDALQRLAERNLITVAGGPDDEPCFSLLNTIRLYVLQEPAGTGEPEAAAPPGPVPVPVPVAGSPGEPESGLTRREHQVAVLVAQGLTNRQIARRLGIAEWTAVNHVRNVMRKMRCSSRVHVASMITQGGVREMREVSRG
- a CDS encoding helix-turn-helix transcriptional regulator translates to MLDPRALDPSTADVYRALLQHPEWGIGDIARHLSVPEERVREAFDLLADMALLRPSRNHPTLFRPVRPEVGLASLLAQTEAELQRRQQQIVDTRAAIAAIAMEYDAIHDRERGSFERLEGLEQVRSRLEELAYAAQDECMSFMPGGAQTQEAMEASEPLDRQALERGVRIRTIYQDSFRNDADTLRYAQWLAGLGGQTRSSPTLPMSLLIVDRSVAMVPLNPRDPRLGAMEVSADGIVTALCALFEQVWAVAVPFGEARVDEHGLSPFEHELLLMLLDGQTDEGAARRLGVSLRTVRRTMSTLMARLDARSRFQAGARAVQRGWI